TCCGCGACCATATCCGCGGTCCGTATTGAGGATTGACCTCATCCCCGCTGCCGAGGTGTCCCTGGGCATGGCATGGCGCGAGCGCCAGCCCGACAGATTGTGGCATCGTTGGTTTGCAGGGCTGGACCTTGGTCCATGCCGGGCGACCATCAGCTTTTCTCAATAATCCCCGTGCTTCTTGACCATCTCGATGAGTGCACAGTAGGTCTTCCAGGAGACCTGGGGCGGGATCGAGTGATCGGAGTGGTAGATGTAGCCTTTCTTCTCCTTGCCGGCCGTGATCTTTGAGACGAGTTCGGCCTCGATCCTTTCGAGATCGTTGTCGATCATGGCCATGACGTCGACGTTGCCGAAAAAGGACATCCTTTCCCCGTATTTCGGAACGAGATTGCGGATGTCCATGTTGGCCTTGCACTCGAGCGGCTGGAGGCAGTCGAATCCAGCTTCCAGATACAGGTCCATCACCCCGTTGACATCGCCATCGGTGTGGTAGATGAACTTCATTCCGTTCTCATGGGCGAAATCGCAGAATCGCTTGTGGGATGGCCAGACGATCCTGCGGTAGAAATCGGGGGAACACATGGTGGCGTGGTTGTAGGCCATGTCGCCGTAGACCCAGAGGCCGTCCGGTTTGATGCCGGCGTCGATGAAGGCCTGAAGGTTCCTCAGGCTCAGGTCTGTGGTGACTTCGCTGATGTCGGCGATCCAGTCGGGGTCCTCCGCCATGGCCATCAGGGAGGAGACATCCCCGAGGAGTTTTCGAAGGGACTCGAATGGTTCCAGGCCCGTGATGTGGGTCCACTTGCCCTCCTTTTTTGCCTGGGTGTACTTGGTGCGGGCCTCCTCGACATCAACGCGGATGCCCTGGTTGACGATGGCCGGGCGAAAGCGCTCGTACCAGATTTCCCGGGTCTCGCATTCCCATCCGAGATGGGTGGGCGTGGTCTGGTGGTCCTTGAAGACCATGGTGGATCCACCCCATTCATCAAGGACGGACACGGTGTTCTCATCCTCGGCCAGGATCTTCCGTTGTCCCGGAAAGGGGTGGGGCCAGAAGATCCCGTTGAGGGTCGCGATGTCGGAATCGAGCCGGGCCAGAACCCCGGCGTGACTCCCGACCAGCCCTTCTCTCTCCCACCGGTTGATCGTATCCTGCCAGAACGAATCATGGCGCGGGATGCGGTCGTGATCGCGGCGTTCCATGGCGCGATTCATGCGTTCCTGGCTGGTGAGTGGGGTGGTCATCATGATGGGCGGTTTGGCGGCGAAGTGGAGGGTATGCGGCGTGGACCCCGCGAATGTCATTAGCAGGAGCAAGACATCATATTTCTCAGCATTAGTGAAGCTGATTATCGAGCGGGCTGACTTGCCGACTTCCCGCTTCGCGGTGATCCAGTCCCGAGATAAGAGACTCGCTTTTCTCCTCGGATTCCGCTTCAATGAAGGTTCTCAGTACCGCTGAGTGTGATGCCCCCAAGGGATGAGATTTTTGACTGGCCTCTGGCCGACGAAGCGACCCGCTTCGCTGAGGTCTTTGTTGGCGCCTTTTTGGAAACGCATTCTTTGCCCGACACCTGGTCCAGCGCATGGCGGATGAGACGGGGACGGAACTTTCAGTGGGTGGATCATCTGGTGGTTGATGGCGCTCACCGGGATGAACTCGCGAGGATGGGCCTGGTCGAGGAGTCTGTTCCGGCGCCGGCGGGGGTCACGGTGATGCATCACCCGAAGGCGATGATGCCCCGATTCCTTCTGGCCGAGACCTCGGTCAAAGGCGAGGTGCCGCTGAGCCTTGCCATCCGCCCCGAGTTCATCGCCGATTTCGCGGCGGCTCACAACCTGGAGTTTCGGCCTGAAGGTGGTCCGCGTTCGCGCTACCGCCGTTTCCTGATCAGCGAGGAAAACGGGGTTTCGTTTTTCGCGGTCGAGCGTTTGGCTGACCGCGGCTTCGTGGTTCGGGATTCGACACCCGATGAACAGTCCGCCGTCGCCTCAGCCAGTGAACTCTGGCGGACCCGGAAGCGAAAGGGCGGCGACGACGCGGACGGCTTTGCCCGAGGTTTCCTGGTTCTGGACGAGGTGCTGCAGCGGGTGGATCGCGACGTCGCCTGCCAGCTCTTTTTCGAAGAAGAACGGCGCTATTGGGAAGGCCGTAACCGGGCGGCCCGCCTTCAGCGCCACCGACAGGAGCTTCTCGGCCTGGGTTGGGGCAATCATGATCACCATACCTTCCGTTGCTCACGGCGC
This genomic window from Opitutaceae bacterium contains:
- a CDS encoding uroporphyrinogen decarboxylase family protein, translated to MMTTPLTSQERMNRAMERRDHDRIPRHDSFWQDTINRWEREGLVGSHAGVLARLDSDIATLNGIFWPHPFPGQRKILAEDENTVSVLDEWGGSTMVFKDHQTTPTHLGWECETREIWYERFRPAIVNQGIRVDVEEARTKYTQAKKEGKWTHITGLEPFESLRKLLGDVSSLMAMAEDPDWIADISEVTTDLSLRNLQAFIDAGIKPDGLWVYGDMAYNHATMCSPDFYRRIVWPSHKRFCDFAHENGMKFIYHTDGDVNGVMDLYLEAGFDCLQPLECKANMDIRNLVPKYGERMSFFGNVDVMAMIDNDLERIEAELVSKITAGKEKKGYIYHSDHSIPPQVSWKTYCALIEMVKKHGDY